From the genome of Azospira restricta, one region includes:
- a CDS encoding IS630 family transposase: MKCKRNSDGRAIDHHSLQVMRQQAIKAVREGQTVQSVAAAFGVNVRSVFRWLADFANGGQNALLAKPIPGRPSKVSAEEMRWLAQAVRDHTPLQYKFEFGLWTLSLIRALINRQFGKALSIATVSRLMKVLGFSAQKPLYQAWQQDAALVRQWEAETYPTIRAEARAAGATIYFADESGIRSDYHTGTTWAPRGQTPVVEVTGRRFSLNMISAVSPQGEFRFMLHEGSVTATVFREFLKRLMIGADKPVFVIVDGHPIHKAKLVRAYVDSLNGQLKLFYLPPYSPQLNPDEQVWAHVKRQVSKRLVQDKDEMKRLALGALRRIQRLPSLVKSFFLQPECQYALI, from the coding sequence ATGAAATGCAAACGGAACTCGGACGGTCGTGCAATCGACCACCACTCGCTTCAAGTCATGCGCCAGCAGGCGATCAAGGCGGTTCGCGAAGGGCAGACAGTGCAAAGCGTGGCCGCGGCCTTTGGGGTGAACGTGCGCAGTGTGTTTCGGTGGCTGGCCGACTTCGCCAATGGCGGACAGAACGCGTTGCTCGCCAAGCCGATCCCGGGTCGCCCGTCGAAGGTGAGCGCCGAGGAGATGCGCTGGCTTGCTCAGGCGGTTCGGGACCACACGCCGCTGCAGTACAAGTTCGAGTTCGGGCTGTGGACGCTGTCGCTGATTCGCGCGCTGATCAACCGGCAGTTCGGCAAGGCGCTGTCGATTGCGACCGTCAGTCGGCTTATGAAAGTGCTTGGATTCAGCGCGCAGAAACCGCTCTACCAAGCATGGCAACAAGACGCTGCGCTGGTGCGGCAATGGGAGGCGGAAACCTACCCGACGATCCGTGCCGAAGCGCGTGCAGCGGGCGCGACGATCTACTTCGCCGACGAGTCGGGAATCCGTTCCGATTACCACACGGGCACGACGTGGGCGCCGCGAGGGCAGACCCCAGTGGTCGAAGTCACCGGCCGGCGCTTCTCGCTGAACATGATCTCGGCGGTGAGCCCGCAGGGCGAGTTTCGCTTCATGCTCCACGAGGGTTCGGTCACCGCCACGGTGTTTCGCGAGTTCCTCAAGCGCCTGATGATAGGCGCCGACAAGCCGGTCTTCGTGATCGTCGACGGCCACCCCATCCACAAGGCCAAGCTGGTCCGGGCCTACGTCGACAGCCTGAATGGGCAGCTCAAACTCTTCTACCTGCCGCCGTACTCGCCGCAGCTCAACCCCGACGAACAGGTCTGGGCGCATGTGAAGCGCCAGGTCTCGAAGCGCCTGGTGCAGGACAAGGACGAAATGAAACGGCTCGCGCTCGGCGCACTGCGTCGGATTCAACGACTGCCGAGCCTCGTCAAATCGTTCTTCCTTCAGCCCGAGTGCCAGTACGCCCTTATCTGA